The sequence TACCTTCTCCAGCCGCTCTTTTGGATCGTGCCCCATCACATCTTTGGTGGTCACCATGCCGACTACTCTGTTTCCGTCGTCCACAACTGGATAACGACTGTGCCCCGTCTGTTGCACCATCTCGTGGAATCGTGTCACTTGGTCGTCCATATGCAGAGCAACCGGCTTGCGCTCCGGGGACAACATATCTTCCACCAACAGGATTTCCTTTTTGATCAAACGGTCGTCGATCGCGCGGTTGATCATTGACGCCACGGTGAACGTATCATAACTGCAGGAGATGACGGGCAGCTCCAGCTCGTCGGCCAACGCCTTCACTTCATCCGTCGTATCGAAGCCGCCTGTGATCAATACTGCGGCGCCACGCTGAAGGGAGATGCGGTGTACATTGTCCCGGTTTCCTACGATCAACAGGTTGCCCGGTTCCACGTACCGCATCATCGCCTCCAGTTTCATCGCACCGATCACGAACCGGTTCAGGGTTTTGTGCAATCCGCCCCGACCGCCCAACACTTGGCCGTCAACGATATTGACCACTTCCGCAAACGTGAGTCGTTCGATATCCGAACGCTGTTTTTTCTCGATCCGAACCGTGCCGACGCGTTCGATCGTGTTGACCAGTCCCTGAACCTCGGCGTCCTTGATCGCTCGATACGCCGTCCCTTCGCTGACCCCCAGCGTCTGGGCGATCTGACGGACGGAGATTTTGTGGCCGACCTCCAATTGCTCGATATATTTTAAAATTTGCTCATGTTTGGTGGGCATACGAATCCCTTCTTTCCCCCAAATTGTTGATCCTGTTATATAACATTATACACCAAATAAGATACAGTCCAAAAAAAGAAAAGGAGAGTCTCGACTCTCCTTTATCTCTCTACCAAGTAACAGCTTTCGTTTCAAACTGAAACACGATACATCCCTCAACATTGGCGTGCAATTTTTCCGCCGGTTTCCAACATCGTTCAACAGTTGTTTGCTGGAATATGTTTCACCAACCTGTCCTATCCCATACGCCGCTTCTGTCTGCCCGACAGACGGGGGTTCCATGTCCGCTGTGCTTCCAGCCACCGTTGTCTCCGCTCCCGCTCTTCCCGCCGTTCGCGCTCCCGCTCTGTCCGCCAGGCCATCCAACCGTGGGCCGCCGCGACGAGCACGGCCAAGGACGTCCACAATACGGCAAACCATGAACCCCATCCCCACTCGGCGGAAAACGGCAGACGGGGAATCGCCAGCAACATCATCGTCAACGTCAACACCAGCGATAAGCCGTGCTTGTTCCGCAACATGCACCATCCCTCCCGCACACCGTTGTTACATTTTACGTACAGGCCTCGGACGAAATGCAAAAAAAAAGAGACGGTGTGGCTCCGTCTCAATGAAGGGGGTTTTCATCCTGTTTTTTATCGTAATAGAAGTAGATTACAGTCAGGTTACATCGCATTTACATTTTTTTATCGAGTGAGATCGATCGATTCCCCGCTTTGCAGGATGACACCCCGGATGCCTTTCTTCTCCAACCGTTTCACAAAAGCGTCGGCATCCTGCTCAATCAACGGGAAGGTGTTGTAATGCATGGGAATTACACGTTTGGCACCCACCCATTCGGCCGCCAACAACGCATCTTCGGGTCCCATCGTAAAATTGTCCCCGATCGGCAGCATGGCCACATCTACTTCATGTTGCATACCGATCAGTTTCATGTCGGAGAACAAACCGGTATCTCCCGCATGGTAGATGGTATAGTCCCCCATGGTGACGATCAGGCCGGCTGGCAT is a genomic window of Polycladomyces subterraneus containing:
- a CDS encoding DRTGG domain-containing protein; its protein translation is MPTKHEQILKYIEQLEVGHKISVRQIAQTLGVSEGTAYRAIKDAEVQGLVNTIERVGTVRIEKKQRSDIERLTFAEVVNIVDGQVLGGRGGLHKTLNRFVIGAMKLEAMMRYVEPGNLLIVGNRDNVHRISLQRGAAVLITGGFDTTDEVKALADELELPVISCSYDTFTVASMINRAIDDRLIKKEILLVEDMLSPERKPVALHMDDQVTRFHEMVQQTGHSRYPVVDDGNRVVGMVTTKDVMGHDPKERLEKVMTKYPITVTPKTSLASAAHEMVWEGIELLPVVNEQRKLLGVISRQDVIKSLQYMSKQPQVGETIHDLIFQGFSEVREKNGQVAFRGMVTPQMTDSLGTLSTGVLTALITEAANRVLRRQRRSDLVPETLTIYLLKPVQLESEIQLVPRILEMGRKFAKVDMEVYHEEQLVSKALVSAQVFER